A region of Salmo salar chromosome ssa17, Ssal_v3.1, whole genome shotgun sequence DNA encodes the following proteins:
- the LOC106575277 gene encoding SLIT and NTRK-like protein 1 yields the protein MLLWIVLLKAALCVAIGNVTRDICKEQICSCNEIEGDLHIDCEKRSFTNLHHLTGPSSQFYHLLLHGNSLSRLFPNEFANFYNAVSLHLENNGLHDIVPGAFLGLQLVKRLHINNNKIRSFRKSTFLGLDDLEYLQADFNLLRDIDPAVFRDLNKLEVLILNDNLISALPINVFQHVPITHLDLRGNRIKTVPYEGVLEQIPGIAEVLLEDNPWDCNCDLVSLKEWLENIPQNALIGRVICEAPTPLQGNDLNETSEMDLCPSIKSGADESLIAPPTQEETSVPGPVPTPYKASGDPGSPTPGNGQKGRSKSHWQLKTKPTSMTGVNGEREQLQIVQNASCPVPCSCKLIGSRQGLGVNCEGKKIESLANLKPKPLTAHELNMRDNNVHAIKKNHLNGYSSLNLLDLGGNNIKLIDNSTFQNLTELRWLYMDKNYLDTLIAEMFIGLQNLEYLSLEYNDIQLILAGTFSPLPNLRVLFLNNNLLKALPVDAFLGVSLSKISLHNNYFTYLPVAGVLDQLNSIIQIDLHGNPWDCSCNIVPFKQWTEKLGADVIVSDLKCESPEEFWKRDFRHVRNDLMCPKLYDKVYPTSLSKNSTFTADTGTRSNSYVEPNRVSISVLVPGLLLVFVTSAFTVVGMLVFILRNRKRSKRRDGNSSASEINSLQTVCDSSYWHSGPYHADGGAQRGFDCSTHFSTTNDA from the coding sequence ATGCTGCTTTGGATTGTCTTGCTGAAGGCGGCTCTTTGTGTTGCTATTGGAAATGTTACAAGGGACATTTGTAAGGAGCAGATATGCTCCTGCAATGAGATTGAAGGCGATTTGCACATTGACTGCGAAAAAAGGAGCTTTACTAATCTGCACCATTTGACTGGTCCCAGTTCCCAGTTTTATCACTTGCTATTGCATGGGAATTCTTTATCCAGGCTTTTTCCCAATGAGTTTGCTAACTTTTACAATGCCGTAAGCTTGCATTTGGAAAACAACGGTTTGCATGACATTGTCCCTGGTGCTTTTCTGGGACTGCAGCTCGTGAAAAGGCTACACATAAATAATAACAAGATACGGTCATTTAGGAAGAGCACCTTTCTTGGTTTAGATGACTTGGAATATCTTCAGGCTGATTTTAATCTATTGAGAGACATTGACCCGGCCGTGTTCAGGGACTTAAATAAACTTGAAGTGTTAATTCTAAATGATAACCTCATCAGTGCACTACCTATAAATGTGTTTCAACACGTTCCCATCACCCACCTCGACCTGCGAGGGAACCGAATCAAAACGGTGCCTTATGAGGGAGTTCTCGAACAAATACCGGGCATTGCGGAGGTTTTATTGGAGGATAACCCCTGGGactgcaactgcgacctggtttCCCTGAAGGAATGGCTGGAGAATATACCGCAGAACGCGCTTATCGGCCGGGTTATCTGCGAGGCTCCAACGCCACTGCAAGGGAACGACTTGAACGAGACATCGGAGATGGATCTGTGTCCTTCAATAAAAAGTGGTGCTGACGAGAGTTTAATTGCACCTCCTACCCAAGAGGAGACCTCTGTACCTGGGCCCGTTCCAACGCCTTATAAAGCTAGTGGTGATCCTGGGTCCCCAACCCCAGGGAATGGGCAAAAGGGACGCTCTAAATCACACTGGCAGTTGAAAACGAAGCCCACATCTATGACAGGTGTGaacggggagagagagcagctgcAGATTGTGCAGAACGCATCATGCCCTGTGCCATGCAGCTGCAAGCTCATTGGATCCAggcaggggttaggggttaactgCGAGGGCAAGAAGATAGAGAGCTTGGCTAACTTAAAACCCAAACCCCTCACTGCGCACGAATTAAACATGAGAGACAACAACGTCCATGCTATAAAAAAGAACCATCTTAACGGCTATTCAAGTCTGAATCTCCTTGATTTGGGTGGAAACAACATCAAATTGATAGACAACAGCACTTTTCAAAACCTCACCGAATTAAGATGGTTGTACATGGATAAGAATTACCTGGATACGCTCATTGCGGAAATGTTCATTGGACTTCAAAATCTGGAATATCTCAGTTTGGAATATAATGACATACAGCTGATACTAGCAGGTACATTCAGCCCTCTGCCCAATCTGCGAGTGCTTTTCCTCAACAATAACTTGCTGAAAGCGCTACCTGTGGATGCTTTCCTTGGAGTGTCTTTGTCGAAGATTAGCTTGCATAATAATTATTTCACATATCTCCCTGTCGCAGGGGTCTTAGATCAACTCAATTCGATcatacaaattgatttgcatGGGAACCCTTGGGATTGCTCGTGTAATATTGTCCCTTTCAAACAGTGGACGGAGAAACTGGGGGCAGATGTGATCGTTAGTGACCTCAAGTGTGAGTCCCCAGAAGAGTTCTGGAAAAGGGATTTCCGTCACGTGCGAAATGATCTGATGTGTCCCAAGTTGTATGACAAAGTCTACCCCACGTCTCTCTCCAAAAACAGCACTTTCACCGCAGACACGGGTACGCGCTCGAACTCCTATGTGGAGCCGAACAGGGTCTCCATCTCCGTACTAGTCCCTGGGCTACTACTGGTATTTGTCACGTCTGCGTTCACTGTTGTAGGGATGCTTGTCTTCATCTTGCGGAATCGCAAGAGATCAAAGCGGAGGGATGGTAATTCCTCTGCGTCAGAGATCAATTCCTTGCAGACAGTTTGCGACTCGTCTTATTGGCATAGCGGGCCTTACCATGCGGACGGGGGCGCGCAAAGAGGGTTTGACTGTAGCACCCATTTCTCCACAACAAATGATGCGTAA